A portion of the Natronococcus sp. AD-5 genome contains these proteins:
- a CDS encoding ABC transporter substrate-binding protein: protein MAAGPTRDAETIEAESTNDSTTTPSTNSVSRRKMLAATAVGSTTAIAGCAKIFGSDTAAGSGETLHVSVWSGNYGERFENSVVPMFEEEFDVTVQTHRGWDEILANIRQAPDDDPPYDVTVTEGQMYHMGRDEDLFLPLREENVPNLEEAIDFYVDEEEFRTAEYGVPADGAPCTLVYRDDLDAEPDSWGDFSADAVEGSAGIGVDTGFWWYPLHAAAIELDERDGAGELYDDALHDEVFDKLREWNVTSWASSGEDIWQDFDNGVIDVAQWYFDQTEFDIDDLEELSHTTPDVNTGYMNHWCVVDGTDKRETAEEFLNFLMDAEVQSEWSEELPVMFSNENTEYAGDLGEELPGSGEEVEDIVFPDWEYLMEYYDEFSNEFTDIETA, encoded by the coding sequence ATGGCTGCAGGCCCTACACGGGATGCAGAGACCATCGAAGCCGAGTCGACGAACGATTCGACAACCACCCCCTCCACTAATTCTGTTTCACGTCGTAAGATGCTGGCCGCTACAGCGGTCGGATCGACGACCGCGATCGCCGGCTGTGCGAAGATCTTCGGGAGCGACACCGCCGCCGGTAGCGGCGAGACGCTTCACGTCAGCGTCTGGAGCGGCAACTACGGCGAGCGGTTCGAGAACTCCGTCGTCCCGATGTTCGAAGAGGAGTTCGACGTCACCGTCCAGACTCACCGCGGCTGGGACGAGATCCTCGCCAACATCCGACAGGCGCCGGACGACGACCCGCCCTACGACGTGACCGTCACCGAGGGCCAGATGTATCACATGGGTCGAGACGAGGACCTCTTCCTGCCGCTGCGCGAGGAGAACGTCCCCAACCTCGAGGAAGCGATCGACTTCTACGTCGACGAGGAGGAGTTTCGCACCGCGGAGTACGGCGTCCCCGCCGACGGCGCCCCGTGTACGCTCGTCTACCGCGACGACCTCGACGCCGAACCGGATTCGTGGGGCGACTTCTCGGCGGACGCGGTCGAGGGGAGCGCCGGCATCGGCGTCGACACCGGCTTCTGGTGGTACCCGCTCCACGCCGCCGCGATCGAACTCGACGAGCGCGACGGCGCCGGCGAACTCTACGACGACGCCCTCCACGACGAGGTCTTCGACAAGCTTCGGGAGTGGAACGTCACCAGCTGGGCTAGCTCCGGCGAGGACATCTGGCAGGACTTCGACAACGGCGTCATCGACGTCGCGCAGTGGTACTTCGACCAGACCGAGTTCGACATCGACGACCTCGAGGAGCTCTCCCACACGACGCCGGACGTGAACACCGGCTACATGAACCACTGGTGCGTCGTCGACGGGACCGATAAGCGGGAGACGGCCGAGGAGTTCCTCAACTTCCTCATGGACGCCGAGGTCCAGAGCGAGTGGTCCGAGGAGCTACCCGTGATGTTCTCGAACGAGAACACGGAGTACGCGGGCGACCTGGGCGAGGAACTCCCGGGAAGCGGCGAGGAAGTCGAGGACATCGTCTTCCCCGACTGGGAGTACCTCATGGAATACTACGACGAGTTCTCCAACGAGTTCACCGACATCGAGACCGCGTAA
- a CDS encoding PadR family transcriptional regulator, with protein MSEAQSITGGQSIARELTAFQNNILIILAKEPMYGLAIKRELEDYYGTEVNHGRLYPNLDELVELGLVEKSELDKRTNQYSLTDEGYEAVLDGVQWTLSKVVTGDDRADEIREIVDESY; from the coding sequence ATGTCAGAGGCACAATCAATCACCGGCGGTCAGAGTATCGCACGCGAACTCACTGCGTTCCAGAACAACATCCTCATCATCCTCGCCAAGGAGCCGATGTACGGGCTGGCGATCAAACGGGAACTCGAGGATTACTACGGGACGGAGGTCAACCACGGCCGACTCTACCCCAACCTCGACGAGCTCGTCGAGCTGGGGCTGGTCGAGAAGAGCGAACTCGACAAACGAACGAACCAGTACTCCCTGACCGACGAGGGCTACGAGGCCGTTCTCGACGGCGTCCAGTGGACGCTCTCGAAGGTCGTCACCGGCGACGACCGCGCGGACGAGATCCGCGAGATCGTCGACGAGAGCTACTGA
- a CDS encoding endonuclease III domain-containing protein, protein MSEDPDPEPAVNISGGVGGGGAAAEFDPATADTRAERVVDRLGELYWEKSYGGQDAFTCLVRTILSQNTSDKASQPAHDALLERYNEPDADLAAALADAERATLAETISSAGLYNQKSEMLIGAAEWVLEAFGSAAGFDAFVKDEDPAAVREALLEVRGVGPKTADCVLLFAGGRGGVFPVDTHVHRIYRRLGIAPPNADHEEVRAVLERDVPAAKCGFGHTATIQFGREYCSARKPACLDGPEACPMTDVCDQVGVYPETSEVVDPADAP, encoded by the coding sequence ATGAGCGAGGATCCGGATCCGGAGCCAGCGGTCAACATCAGCGGCGGCGTAGGCGGCGGCGGCGCCGCCGCCGAGTTCGATCCGGCGACCGCGGACACCCGCGCCGAGCGCGTCGTCGACCGACTCGGCGAACTGTACTGGGAGAAGAGCTACGGCGGCCAGGACGCCTTCACCTGTCTCGTCCGGACGATCCTGAGCCAGAACACGAGCGACAAGGCGAGCCAGCCCGCCCACGACGCGCTACTGGAACGGTACAACGAGCCCGACGCGGACCTCGCGGCGGCGCTCGCCGACGCCGAGCGGGCGACGCTGGCCGAGACGATCAGTTCTGCGGGCCTGTACAACCAGAAGTCCGAGATGCTGATCGGGGCCGCCGAGTGGGTGCTCGAGGCGTTCGGCTCCGCCGCCGGCTTCGACGCGTTCGTCAAAGACGAGGATCCCGCCGCCGTTCGCGAGGCGTTACTCGAGGTCCGCGGCGTCGGACCGAAGACGGCCGACTGCGTCCTGCTGTTCGCGGGCGGCCGCGGCGGCGTCTTCCCCGTCGACACGCACGTCCACCGGATCTATCGGCGATTGGGTATCGCGCCGCCGAACGCCGATCACGAGGAGGTTCGGGCCGTCCTCGAGCGCGACGTCCCCGCCGCGAAGTGCGGGTTCGGACACACGGCGACGATCCAGTTCGGCCGCGAGTACTGCTCGGCGCGCAAGCCGGCCTGTCTGGACGGACCGGAGGCATGCCCGATGACCGACGTCTGCGATCAGGTCGGCGTCTATCCGGAGACGAGCGAGGTCGTCGATCCGGCCGACGCGCCGTAA
- a CDS encoding potassium transporter TrkG yields MFGALAVGAVAVVASLAAVGSYSRTADSVRYGVFQLVSGLTTAGLQSETNLGDTWAAPSLLAVTTSMLVGGAAGSTAGGIKIVRVRRILLDAPEHGMDVYEASESSADTAGRASAAFDTAAIIAVLWFALLLLASFVALLVLPADYTTADVLFEVASVQGNVGLSAGIVDATVPSSLKVTLVLAMWIGRLEIIPAVVSAKLLLDELEVI; encoded by the coding sequence ATGTTCGGAGCGCTCGCGGTCGGCGCGGTCGCGGTTGTCGCCTCGCTCGCGGCCGTCGGTTCGTATTCGAGGACCGCCGACTCGGTCCGCTACGGCGTCTTCCAGCTCGTTTCGGGACTCACTACCGCCGGCTTGCAGAGCGAAACGAACCTCGGCGACACGTGGGCCGCTCCGAGCCTGCTCGCCGTCACCACCTCGATGCTCGTCGGCGGTGCCGCGGGGTCGACCGCCGGCGGAATAAAAATCGTACGCGTGCGCCGGATCCTCCTAGACGCGCCGGAACACGGTATGGACGTCTACGAAGCGAGCGAGTCGTCGGCCGACACGGCCGGTCGCGCCTCGGCGGCGTTCGACACCGCGGCGATCATCGCCGTGCTCTGGTTCGCCCTGCTCCTTCTGGCGAGTTTCGTCGCGCTGCTCGTGCTCCCCGCCGATTACACGACCGCAGACGTGCTCTTCGAGGTCGCGAGCGTACAGGGGAACGTCGGCCTGAGTGCCGGGATCGTCGACGCGACCGTCCCCTCGTCGCTCAAGGTAACGCTCGTGCTGGCGATGTGGATTGGTCGTCTCGAGATCATCCCCGCGGTCGTCTCGGCGAAGCTACTGCTGGACGAACTCGAGGTGATCTGA
- a CDS encoding inorganic diphosphatase, whose product MVNLWEDLETGPNPPEEIYAIVECLKGERNKYEYDKDVPGVVLDRVLHSNVHYPSDYGFIPQSYYDDEDPFDVLVLVEDQTFPGCVIEARPVALMKMDDDGEQDDKVIAVPTEDPRYDHIEDLEDIPQQQRDEIDEFFATYKNLEEGKEVETLGWEDRQAAYDAIEHAQDLYEEHFE is encoded by the coding sequence ATGGTCAATCTCTGGGAAGACCTCGAGACGGGACCGAATCCGCCCGAAGAGATCTACGCTATCGTCGAGTGTCTCAAAGGCGAGCGCAACAAGTACGAGTACGACAAGGACGTTCCCGGCGTCGTCCTCGACCGCGTGCTCCACTCGAACGTTCACTACCCCTCGGACTACGGCTTCATCCCGCAGTCGTACTACGACGACGAGGACCCCTTCGACGTGCTCGTCCTCGTCGAGGACCAGACCTTCCCCGGCTGCGTCATCGAGGCTCGTCCGGTCGCGCTCATGAAGATGGACGACGACGGCGAACAGGACGACAAAGTCATCGCCGTCCCGACCGAGGACCCGCGCTACGATCACATCGAGGACCTCGAGGACATTCCGCAGCAACAGCGCGACGAGATCGACGAGTTCTTCGCGACCTACAAGAACTTAGAGGAGGGCAAAGAAGTCGAGACGCTGGGCTGGGAGGATCGCCAGGCGGCGTACGACGCGATCGAACACGCCCAGGATCTCTACGAAGAGCACTTCGAATAG
- a CDS encoding DUF7108 family protein produces the protein MSDRTAGDGASESEDEELQGNVVNDAERLTRLARTAIDENERAAHLDRRDRLLDEYDFTARVREADDATLVLHPAEWHADGVIRTDRIEDISRAIEIPLEGAEDPDDWGAVDERNRELAAEVRTTHGDVHGDNAIALADFFGNHYAKPIESATAAELEEFRTDYFVRNAWPSAKQRDVIDESIRLVFETADEPVPEFRMQPS, from the coding sequence ATGAGCGATCGAACCGCCGGCGACGGCGCCTCCGAGAGCGAGGACGAAGAGCTCCAGGGCAACGTCGTGAACGACGCCGAACGCCTCACGCGACTCGCTCGCACTGCGATCGACGAGAACGAGCGCGCGGCCCACCTCGACAGACGCGATCGGCTGCTCGACGAATACGACTTCACCGCACGTGTTCGGGAAGCGGACGACGCGACCCTCGTGCTCCACCCCGCGGAGTGGCACGCGGACGGCGTTATCAGGACGGATCGAATCGAGGACATCTCGCGCGCGATCGAGATTCCGCTCGAGGGCGCCGAAGACCCCGACGACTGGGGCGCGGTAGACGAACGTAACCGCGAGCTCGCCGCCGAGGTCAGGACGACCCACGGCGACGTTCACGGCGACAACGCGATCGCGCTCGCGGACTTCTTCGGAAATCACTACGCGAAACCGATCGAATCCGCGACGGCCGCGGAACTCGAGGAGTTCCGTACCGACTACTTCGTGCGGAACGCGTGGCCGTCGGCAAAACAGCGAGACGTGATCGATGAATCGATCCGTCTCGTCTTCGAGACGGCCGATGAGCCGGTGCCCGAGTTCCGGATGCAGCCGTCCTAG
- a CDS encoding alkaline phosphatase family protein: MGLFDRLRGDDNPRVAFIGVDGVPYSLLSENEDLFPNFASLAADGTASEISSIVPPESSACWPSLTTGVNPGETGVYGFQDREVGTYDTYVPMGREVQADRVWNRVQEEGRQATVMNVPVTFPPQRNVQRMVSGFLSPDLEKAAYPDDVRDYLETLDYRIDVNPKLGHEENKEEFIRDAHETIDARFEAFEHYIEEDDWDLFFGVFMTTDRVNHFLFKDYERDGEYKDEFLEFYQKVDDYVGRLREALPEDVTLIVASDHGFTSLDYEVHFNEWLREEGWLSFDTDEPEELSDIADETKAYSFIPGRFYINLEGREPRGSVPEAEYDDVRDELKAELEALEGPEGRKVVDRVVEKEAAFRGDHDDIAPDLVAIPNKGFDLKSGFKADSEVFDTGPRNGMHSFDDTSLYIDDPDATIGDADLFDITPTILDLLDVEYSRGEFDGASLI, translated from the coding sequence ATGGGTCTGTTCGACCGATTGCGGGGTGACGACAACCCCCGGGTCGCGTTTATCGGAGTCGACGGAGTGCCGTACAGTCTCCTCTCGGAAAACGAGGATTTGTTCCCGAACTTTGCCTCGCTCGCGGCAGATGGGACGGCCAGCGAGATCTCGAGTATCGTCCCGCCCGAATCGAGCGCGTGCTGGCCGTCGTTGACGACCGGCGTGAACCCCGGGGAGACGGGGGTCTACGGATTCCAGGACCGGGAAGTCGGCACGTACGACACCTACGTTCCGATGGGGCGCGAGGTCCAGGCCGATCGGGTCTGGAACCGCGTCCAGGAGGAGGGCCGACAGGCGACGGTCATGAACGTTCCCGTGACTTTCCCGCCGCAGCGCAACGTCCAGCGGATGGTTTCCGGCTTCCTCTCGCCCGATCTCGAGAAGGCCGCTTATCCCGACGACGTCCGCGACTACCTCGAGACGCTCGACTACCGGATCGACGTTAATCCGAAACTCGGTCACGAGGAGAACAAGGAGGAGTTCATCCGGGACGCCCACGAGACGATCGACGCGCGGTTCGAGGCGTTCGAGCACTACATCGAGGAGGACGACTGGGACCTCTTCTTCGGCGTCTTCATGACGACCGACAGGGTCAACCACTTTCTCTTCAAGGATTACGAGCGCGACGGCGAGTACAAGGACGAGTTCCTCGAATTCTACCAGAAGGTCGACGACTACGTCGGTCGCCTCCGCGAGGCGCTTCCCGAGGACGTCACGCTGATCGTCGCCTCGGATCACGGCTTCACCAGCCTCGACTACGAGGTCCACTTCAACGAGTGGCTCCGCGAGGAGGGGTGGCTCTCGTTCGACACCGACGAGCCCGAGGAACTGAGCGACATCGCCGACGAGACGAAAGCCTACTCGTTCATCCCCGGCCGCTTCTACATCAACCTCGAGGGCCGCGAACCCCGCGGTTCGGTCCCCGAAGCGGAGTACGACGACGTTCGGGACGAACTCAAGGCCGAACTCGAAGCGCTCGAGGGCCCCGAGGGCCGGAAAGTCGTCGACCGCGTCGTCGAGAAGGAAGCAGCGTTCCGCGGCGACCACGACGACATCGCGCCGGATCTGGTCGCGATCCCGAACAAGGGCTTCGACCTCAAGTCCGGGTTCAAGGCCGACTCCGAGGTCTTCGACACCGGGCCGCGCAACGGCATGCACAGCTTCGACGACACCTCGCTGTACATCGACGATCCCGACGCGACGATCGGCGACGCCGACCTCTTCGACATCACGCCGACGATCCTCGACCTGCTGGACGTCGAGTACAGCCGCGGCGAGTTCGACGGCGCGAGCCTGATCTGA
- a CDS encoding M14 family zinc carboxypeptidase, with translation MSALGLAGVASGDDRYRPGGPWAPNENAINYESLLDNDELADRLEGIDQRSDRVELEEIGRSAGRNDPIWEVTLGDGDESVHLINAIHGDEPAGVQAIVKVIERLAQGTSPEVEGILDNLTLTIVPSANPDGNEFRGDDGLAEEGERIQRRINTAEWEEGDSVRQPNYVYDYLEVGGYDLNRDFSILTDFDPEEDESEGTWEQDEYGNWSYNLSTDDLPLEPTIDDPPETIWNHGLRLNPETRAITDSYLAADPDWALTHHHQNAPVDPDSADEPGPDWQTMMSVMAPQGPAYADVSDDIEEGGGNVFLSEDAQRRSLQLGVLAKDAAQARGGGRLDKINRYGYGPLWGSYEEALPPRTDAAALLYEVSHQSSDRGQMAMGTAINVTVKVYMETFRRIADGSVGKIDEMRYFDEMSVPSESVRNPHYRR, from the coding sequence ATGTCGGCACTGGGCCTCGCCGGAGTCGCGAGCGGTGACGACCGGTATCGACCGGGAGGGCCGTGGGCGCCCAACGAGAACGCGATCAACTACGAGTCGCTGCTCGACAACGACGAACTCGCCGACCGGCTCGAGGGGATCGACCAGCGCAGTGACCGCGTCGAACTCGAGGAGATCGGCCGCTCCGCCGGGAGAAACGACCCGATCTGGGAGGTGACGCTCGGCGACGGCGACGAGAGCGTCCACCTAATCAACGCGATCCACGGCGACGAACCGGCCGGCGTCCAGGCGATCGTGAAGGTCATCGAGCGACTCGCTCAGGGCACCTCGCCGGAGGTCGAGGGGATCCTCGACAATCTCACGCTGACGATCGTTCCGAGCGCGAACCCCGACGGCAACGAGTTCCGGGGCGACGACGGGCTCGCCGAGGAGGGCGAGCGCATCCAACGACGGATCAACACGGCCGAGTGGGAAGAGGGCGACTCCGTGCGGCAGCCCAACTACGTCTACGACTACCTCGAGGTCGGCGGCTACGACCTCAACCGCGACTTCAGCATCCTCACCGACTTCGATCCGGAAGAGGACGAATCCGAGGGGACCTGGGAACAGGACGAGTACGGTAACTGGAGCTACAACTTGTCGACCGACGATCTCCCGCTCGAGCCGACGATCGACGACCCGCCGGAGACGATCTGGAACCACGGGCTGCGGCTCAACCCCGAAACGCGCGCGATAACGGACTCCTATCTCGCAGCCGATCCCGACTGGGCGCTGACCCACCACCACCAGAACGCGCCCGTCGATCCCGATTCGGCCGACGAGCCCGGCCCGGACTGGCAGACGATGATGAGCGTGATGGCTCCACAGGGGCCGGCGTACGCCGACGTCTCCGACGACATCGAGGAAGGCGGCGGAAACGTCTTCCTCAGTGAGGATGCACAGCGGCGCTCGCTCCAGCTCGGCGTCTTAGCGAAGGATGCGGCCCAGGCTCGCGGCGGCGGCCGGCTCGACAAAATCAATCGCTACGGCTACGGGCCGCTCTGGGGTTCCTACGAGGAGGCCCTGCCGCCCCGGACCGACGCCGCGGCGCTGCTCTACGAGGTCAGCCACCAGAGCAGCGACCGGGGGCAGATGGCCATGGGGACGGCGATCAACGTGACCGTCAAAGTCTACATGGAGACATTCCGACGCATCGCCGACGGCTCGGTCGGCAAAATCGACGAAATGCGCTACTTCGACGAGATGTCCGTTCCGTCCGAGTCGGTACGCAATCCACACTACCGTCGGTAA
- a CDS encoding DUF371 domain-containing protein: protein MPLEEVIRARGHEHVSAEHASTFEVTTDDYLTPAGDCILAIEADRAPADFDPAFAEACRDEDATITVTVEADGHRESVEGRGDPDLEFTNERSAVGRTSDYVDDRTVVVGAEFAAEGLDRDLVDALADGAEATVTITVE, encoded by the coding sequence ATGCCACTCGAGGAAGTCATCCGCGCCCGCGGCCACGAGCACGTCAGCGCCGAACACGCGAGTACGTTCGAGGTGACGACCGACGACTACCTCACCCCCGCCGGCGACTGCATTCTCGCGATCGAGGCCGACCGCGCGCCCGCCGACTTCGATCCCGCGTTCGCCGAGGCCTGTCGGGACGAGGACGCGACGATCACGGTCACCGTCGAGGCCGACGGCCACCGCGAGTCGGTCGAAGGGCGGGGCGACCCCGACCTCGAGTTCACGAACGAGCGCAGCGCGGTCGGGCGGACCAGCGACTACGTGGACGATCGCACGGTCGTGGTCGGCGCCGAGTTCGCCGCCGAGGGGCTCGACCGCGACCTCGTCGACGCGCTGGCCGACGGCGCCGAGGCGACGGTGACGATCACCGTCGAGTGA
- the rnhA gene encoding ribonuclease HI, protein MPVIECDVDVARDRLEDAGVTVEPGNTDHERWRAARGGATAVAYDDKVVIQGENPRKLEALLREGGGRAHVYFDGASRGNPGPAAIGWVIVTGDGIVAEGSKRIGRATNNQAEYTALITALEAARDYGYGEVHVRGDSELIVKQVRGEYDTHNPELRERRVTALELLSSFDEWTLEYVPREVNDRADGLANEALDQG, encoded by the coding sequence ATGCCGGTCATCGAGTGCGACGTCGACGTAGCGCGTGACCGTCTCGAGGACGCGGGCGTGACCGTCGAGCCCGGAAACACCGATCACGAACGCTGGCGGGCCGCACGCGGCGGCGCGACGGCGGTCGCGTACGACGACAAGGTCGTGATCCAGGGCGAAAACCCCAGGAAACTCGAGGCGCTGCTCCGCGAGGGCGGCGGCCGCGCCCACGTCTACTTCGACGGGGCCAGTCGCGGCAATCCTGGCCCCGCGGCTATCGGCTGGGTGATCGTCACCGGCGACGGCATCGTCGCCGAGGGGAGCAAACGGATCGGCCGCGCGACGAACAACCAGGCGGAGTACACGGCGCTGATCACGGCCCTCGAGGCGGCCCGGGACTACGGGTACGGCGAGGTTCACGTCCGAGGCGACTCGGAACTCATCGTCAAACAGGTCCGCGGCGAGTACGACACCCACAATCCCGAACTCCGCGAACGGCGGGTGACCGCGCTCGAACTGCTCTCGTCGTTCGACGAGTGGACGCTCGAGTACGTTCCGCGCGAGGTCAACGACCGCGCGGACGGACTCGCAAACGAGGCGCTGGACCAAGGGTAA